A section of the Streptomyces sp. NBC_01591 genome encodes:
- the rpsT gene encoding 30S ribosomal protein S20 produces the protein MANIKSQIKRNKTNEKARLRNKAVKSSLKTAIRKAREAAAAGDVEKATTAARDASRALDKAVSKGVIHKNAAANKKSALASKVASLQG, from the coding sequence GTGGCGAACATCAAGTCCCAGATCAAGCGGAACAAGACGAACGAGAAGGCGCGCCTGCGCAACAAGGCCGTCAAGTCCTCGCTCAAGACCGCTATCCGCAAGGCCCGTGAGGCTGCCGCCGCCGGTGATGTCGAGAAGGCCACCACGGCCGCTCGCGACGCCTCCCGCGCGCTCGACAAGGCCGTCTCGAAGGGTGTCATCCACAAGAACGCCGCCGCCAACAAGAAGTCGGCGCTGGCGTCCAAGGTTGCCTCCCTCCAGGGCTGA
- the holA gene encoding DNA polymerase III subunit delta: protein MATRRNSTDDPLAPLTLAVGQEDLLLDRAVQQVVAAARASDPDTDVRDLTSDQLQPGTLAELTSPSLFAERKVVIVRNAQDLSADTVKDVKAYLGDPVEEITLVLLHAGGAKGKGLLDAARKAGAREVACPKTTKPAERLSFVRSEFRALGRSATPEACQALVDSIGSDLRELASAVSQLVADVEGTIDEAVVARYYTGRAEASSFTVADRAVEGRAAEALEALRWSLSTGVAPVLITSALAQGVRAIGKLSSARGGRPADLARELGMPPWKIDRVRQQMRGWTPDGVALALRAVADADAGVKGGGDDPEYALEKAVVAVARAARSGR, encoded by the coding sequence ATGGCCACCAGAAGGAATTCCACCGACGACCCGCTCGCCCCCCTCACGCTCGCCGTGGGCCAGGAGGACCTGCTCCTCGACCGCGCCGTTCAGCAGGTGGTGGCGGCGGCCCGCGCCTCCGACCCCGACACCGATGTCCGCGACCTCACCTCCGACCAGCTCCAGCCCGGCACCCTCGCCGAGCTGACGAGCCCGTCGCTCTTCGCCGAGCGCAAGGTGGTGATCGTGCGCAACGCACAGGACCTCTCCGCCGACACGGTCAAGGACGTCAAGGCGTATCTCGGCGATCCGGTCGAGGAGATCACCCTCGTGCTGCTGCACGCGGGCGGCGCCAAGGGCAAGGGCCTGCTGGACGCGGCGCGCAAGGCAGGGGCGCGGGAAGTCGCGTGTCCAAAGACGACCAAGCCGGCCGAGCGGCTCTCGTTCGTACGGTCCGAGTTCAGGGCGCTGGGGCGCTCGGCGACGCCCGAGGCGTGCCAGGCGTTGGTCGACTCCATCGGCAGCGATCTCCGGGAGTTGGCGAGCGCGGTCTCGCAGCTTGTCGCGGATGTCGAGGGCACCATCGACGAAGCGGTCGTCGCCCGTTACTACACGGGCCGCGCCGAGGCGTCGAGCTTCACGGTCGCCGACCGCGCGGTGGAGGGACGGGCTGCGGAAGCGCTGGAGGCGCTGCGCTGGTCGCTGTCGACCGGAGTGGCGCCGGTGCTGATCACGAGCGCGCTTGCACAGGGCGTACGGGCGATCGGCAAGCTGTCCTCGGCCCGCGGCGGGCGGCCCGCCGACCTCGCCCGTGAGCTGGGCATGCCGCCGTGGAAGATCGACCGGGTGCGGCAGCAGATGCGTGGCTGGACGCCCGACGGGGTGGCCCTGGCGCTGCGAGCGGTCGCGGACGCGGACGCGGGGGTCAAGGGCGGCGGTGACGACCCGGAGTACGCGCTGGAGAAGGCCGTGGTCGCGGTGGCGCGGGCGGCACGGTCGGGGCGGTAG
- a CDS encoding YceI family protein, with the protein MFGRWLNSGRAAGAAQGNALAGLEVPRTAGLLSCRVLDPVNEVVPQAEFAVTDGAGRKVFGGETDPFGNVLATVPAGEYRLAVTAEGFTPFHGSATVVEGGHASLGDVTLQLSAPPQLPAPGEWEVDPMHSQIGFTARHIGLARIHGRFNNFAGAVRIADRMEDSAMHVIIDAASIDTNVQMRDDHLRSSDFLDVGRYPTMEFYSERFVHRGGTRWGVTGALTLHGVSRTVTLDSQYLGLGNGLEGETRAACRATTELHREDFTLTWQTMLARGIAAVGSSISIDMDIQIVPKS; encoded by the coding sequence ATGTTCGGTCGTTGGCTGAATAGCGGGCGAGCGGCGGGGGCCGCGCAGGGCAACGCCCTTGCCGGACTCGAGGTGCCGCGCACCGCCGGATTGCTCAGTTGCCGTGTGCTCGACCCCGTCAACGAGGTCGTGCCGCAGGCCGAGTTCGCGGTCACGGACGGTGCGGGCCGCAAGGTTTTCGGCGGCGAGACGGACCCGTTCGGCAACGTGCTCGCCACCGTCCCGGCCGGTGAGTACCGGCTGGCCGTCACGGCCGAGGGCTTCACGCCGTTCCACGGCTCGGCCACGGTGGTCGAGGGCGGTCACGCGAGCCTCGGTGATGTCACCCTTCAGCTGTCCGCGCCCCCGCAGCTGCCCGCGCCGGGTGAGTGGGAGGTCGACCCCATGCACTCGCAGATCGGTTTCACGGCCCGGCACATCGGCCTTGCGCGTATCCACGGCCGGTTCAACAACTTCGCGGGTGCCGTGCGGATCGCCGACCGCATGGAGGACTCGGCCATGCACGTGATCATCGACGCCGCGTCGATCGACACGAATGTCCAGATGCGGGACGACCATCTGCGCTCCAGCGACTTCCTCGACGTCGGGCGCTACCCGACGATGGAGTTCTACAGCGAACGCTTCGTCCACCGGGGCGGCACACGCTGGGGAGTGACCGGTGCGCTCACACTGCACGGTGTCAGCCGCACGGTCACGCTGGACAGCCAGTACCTCGGCCTGGGCAACGGTCTGGAGGGCGAGACCCGTGCCGCCTGCCGGGCCACCACGGAACTGCACCGTGAGGACTTCACCCTCACCTGGCAGACCATGCTGGCCCGCGGCATCGCGGCCGTCGGCTCCAGCATCTCCATCGACATGGACATCCAGATCGTCCCCAAGAGCTGA
- a CDS encoding ComEC/Rec2 family competence protein, with protein MSRLDVHAASGRRLGASEPRQEGPVDLRLLPPAMAAWAGAALALSAPGRWTTAGVMLGVGAAMVLLAMSGASATRALRRVTGNPAPHSRSAGTGAGAAADQGDDETESEGEEAGGSGGEAELAVRGRRRKRVTATATAAALLCAAAGAASAGLHSADVRQGPVHVLAQRFARVEAEVTVTSDVRQTLPRVRGDHSTPASLLVDAEITRLTGPDGAVTRLSTPVLLIVSPGGSMGQWQQLLPSTHLRVGGRLAPPLHDGERSAAVLRPEGKGPPRVTGPPSFLQRTAGALRGGLRQATERLAPDARALLPGLVVGDTARITPELHEAFKAADLTHLMAVSGANLAILLVLLIGPPGAALRVERGGLAPRLGIPLRLTALLGGGLTLAFVIVCRPEPSVLRAAACGLITLLAIGTGRRRSLIPALAAAVLLLVLYDPWMARSYGFVLSVLATGALLTIAPKWSDALQRRGVPPRLAEALAAAAAAQAVCAPVVVLLASRVSLVAIPCNLLAEFAVAPATVLGFAALALAPVAMPVAELLARIAGWPAGWIATVARTGAALPGAEIDWPDGGKGAVLLTALTALVVLFARRIVRHPWVCSAAALLLILAVLRPVPLTRVLTGWPPPDWAFAMCDVGQGDALVLAAGDGAGVVVDAGPDPSLVDRCLRDLGITEVPFLVLTHFHADHVRGLPGVLRGRAVGAIEMTSLDEPPDQVAFVRRTAAESHVPLVRAAPGERRRIGALDWRVLWPTNATGADGMPVDPGAGPVPLEPNDASVTLYVRTGGSTLLLLGDLEPPAQQGLLRRYPALPRVDVLKVAHHGSAHQDPALLRSAHPRFALVSVGRDNPYGHPAARTVDALRAGGAVVLRTDTDGAIAVTGAGAGLRAVGRS; from the coding sequence ATGAGCCGCCTGGACGTCCATGCGGCGTCGGGCCGTCGGCTCGGCGCCTCCGAACCGCGGCAGGAGGGTCCGGTCGATCTCCGCCTGCTCCCGCCTGCCATGGCGGCCTGGGCCGGAGCGGCGCTGGCGCTGAGCGCGCCGGGGCGGTGGACCACGGCGGGCGTGATGCTCGGCGTGGGCGCGGCCATGGTGCTCCTGGCCATGTCGGGAGCCTCGGCAACGCGCGCACTGCGCAGGGTGACGGGCAACCCCGCACCACACAGCAGGTCAGCCGGCACCGGAGCAGGCGCGGCGGCGGATCAGGGCGACGACGAGACCGAGAGCGAGGGAGAGGAAGCAGGCGGGAGTGGCGGCGAGGCCGAGTTGGCGGTACGCGGTCGGCGGCGGAAACGGGTCACGGCGACCGCCACCGCTGCGGCGTTGCTCTGCGCGGCGGCGGGGGCCGCATCGGCCGGGTTGCACAGCGCGGACGTACGGCAGGGGCCGGTCCACGTGCTGGCCCAGCGGTTCGCGAGGGTCGAGGCGGAGGTGACGGTGACGTCCGACGTCCGGCAGACCCTGCCCCGGGTACGCGGCGACCACAGCACACCCGCCTCCCTCCTCGTGGACGCCGAGATCACACGGCTGACCGGGCCCGACGGTGCGGTCACCAGGCTGAGTACGCCAGTGCTGCTGATCGTCTCGCCCGGCGGATCGATGGGGCAGTGGCAGCAGTTGCTCCCCTCCACGCATCTGCGCGTCGGCGGCCGGCTGGCGCCGCCACTGCACGACGGGGAGCGCAGCGCCGCCGTACTGCGACCCGAGGGCAAGGGCCCGCCCCGCGTCACCGGACCGCCTTCCTTCCTCCAGCGCACGGCAGGCGCGCTGCGCGGCGGTCTGCGGCAGGCGACCGAGCGGCTCGCACCCGACGCGCGGGCCCTTCTGCCGGGCCTGGTGGTCGGCGACACCGCACGGATCACCCCCGAACTGCACGAGGCGTTCAAGGCTGCCGATCTCACCCACCTGATGGCGGTCTCCGGTGCCAACCTGGCGATCCTGCTCGTCCTCCTCATCGGTCCGCCGGGCGCAGCGCTTCGCGTCGAACGCGGCGGACTGGCACCCCGGTTGGGGATCCCGCTGCGGCTGACGGCACTGCTGGGCGGCGGGCTCACGCTCGCCTTCGTCATCGTCTGCCGGCCCGAGCCGAGCGTTCTGCGGGCAGCGGCCTGCGGGCTGATCACCCTGCTCGCCATCGGCACGGGGCGGCGCAGATCGCTGATTCCCGCGCTGGCCGCCGCGGTTCTGCTGCTGGTGCTGTACGACCCGTGGATGGCGCGCAGTTACGGCTTCGTCCTCTCCGTGCTGGCCACCGGCGCCCTGCTGACCATCGCCCCGAAATGGAGCGATGCGCTGCAACGGCGCGGAGTTCCGCCCCGGCTCGCCGAGGCGCTGGCCGCGGCGGCCGCCGCGCAGGCGGTGTGCGCGCCGGTCGTCGTGCTGCTCGCCTCCCGGGTCAGTCTGGTGGCGATCCCGTGCAACCTGCTGGCCGAGTTCGCGGTGGCACCGGCCACGGTCCTCGGGTTCGCCGCGCTCGCCCTGGCGCCGGTGGCCATGCCGGTGGCGGAGTTGCTCGCCCGGATCGCGGGGTGGCCGGCCGGTTGGATCGCCACGGTGGCCCGTACCGGGGCGGCCCTGCCCGGAGCGGAGATCGACTGGCCCGACGGCGGGAAGGGGGCGGTGCTGCTCACCGCGCTCACCGCTCTGGTGGTGCTCTTCGCCCGTCGCATCGTGCGCCACCCCTGGGTCTGTTCGGCCGCCGCGCTGCTGTTGATCCTCGCGGTGCTGCGCCCGGTGCCGCTCACCCGGGTGCTGACCGGATGGCCGCCGCCTGACTGGGCGTTCGCGATGTGCGACGTGGGGCAGGGGGACGCCCTGGTGCTGGCCGCGGGGGACGGCGCGGGGGTGGTCGTCGACGCCGGCCCCGATCCCTCTCTCGTCGATCGGTGCCTTCGTGACCTCGGCATCACGGAGGTGCCGTTCCTGGTCCTGACACACTTCCACGCCGACCATGTGCGGGGCCTGCCCGGTGTGCTGCGGGGCAGGGCGGTGGGCGCGATCGAGATGACGAGTCTGGACGAACCTCCGGACCAGGTCGCGTTCGTACGGAGAACGGCGGCCGAGTCGCACGTGCCCCTGGTCCGGGCCGCCCCGGGGGAGCGCCGCCGGATCGGGGCGCTCGACTGGCGGGTTCTCTGGCCGACGAACGCCACAGGGGCCGACGGCATGCCGGTGGACCCGGGCGCCGGTCCCGTACCGCTGGAACCGAACGATGCCAGCGTCACCCTGTACGTCCGGACCGGCGGGTCGACCCTGTTGCTCCTGGGAGACCTCGAACCGCCCGCTCAGCAGGGGCTGTTGCGCAGGTATCCCGCGCTGCCGCGGGTGGACGTGCTCAAGGTCGCCCATCACGGCTCGGCCCATCAGGACCCCGCTCTGCTGCGCAGTGCGCACCCGCGGTTCGCCCTGGTGAGCGTGGGCAGGGACAACCCGTACGGTCACCCTGCCGCGCGTACCGTCGATGCGCTCAGAGCAGGCGGCGCCGTGGTGCTGCGTACGGACACCGATGGTGCGATCGCCGTGACGGGTGCCGGGGCGGGGCTGCGGGCGGTGGGCCGGTCATGA
- a CDS encoding helix-hairpin-helix domain-containing protein, translated as MRAPDPVNETAHARMPTPASGDAEVPGPSPGPPPVTGPGGHIVVDVSGKVRRPGIHQLPSGARVADALRAAGGVRAGTDLTGLNRARVLMDGEQIVVGAPSGPSAVGGTGGVATGGGGGSAAGPVSLNTATVEQLDTLPGVGPVLAQHIVDYRTQHGGFRSVDELREVNGIGDRRFADLQPLVGP; from the coding sequence GTGCGCGCGCCCGATCCGGTCAACGAGACCGCGCACGCCCGGATGCCGACCCCGGCGTCGGGCGACGCCGAAGTGCCGGGGCCCTCACCGGGACCGCCACCCGTGACAGGGCCGGGCGGACACATCGTCGTCGACGTGAGCGGAAAGGTGCGAAGGCCCGGCATCCACCAACTGCCGTCCGGAGCAAGGGTCGCCGACGCGTTACGTGCGGCGGGCGGAGTCCGGGCCGGGACGGACCTCACCGGGCTCAACCGGGCGCGGGTGCTCATGGACGGAGAGCAGATCGTGGTGGGCGCCCCGTCCGGCCCTTCAGCCGTCGGCGGGACAGGAGGAGTCGCGACGGGCGGTGGCGGGGGCTCTGCGGCCGGTCCGGTCAGCCTCAACACCGCGACCGTCGAGCAACTGGACACGCTGCCCGGTGTCGGCCCGGTCCTTGCCCAGCACATCGTCGACTACCGCACACAGCACGGCGGTTTCCGGTCCGTCGATGAGCTGCGTGAGGTCAACGGGATCGGTGACCGCCGGTTCGCCGACCTCCAGCCACTGGTGGGGCCATGA
- a CDS encoding DegV family protein has product MSRHVAIVTDSTAYLPPETMERHGITAVPLTVVLGDQALEDGTEISARSLAVALQKRRPVTTSRPSPEVFAATYRAAAGAGATGIVSLHLSAEISGTYDAALLAAKDAPVPVRVVDTGMVAMALGFCALASAETAEAGGSLDEAVAAAEKRAAGTSAYFYVDTLDYLRRGGRIGAAQALLGSALAVKPLLQLDGGRIELLEKVRTASKAIARLEEIVAERAGSGCVDIAVHHLAAPERAERLAERLRERVPGLVDLHVSEVGAVIGAHTGPGLLGAVVSPR; this is encoded by the coding sequence ATGTCCCGCCATGTCGCGATCGTCACCGATTCCACGGCCTACCTGCCACCCGAGACGATGGAGCGGCACGGCATCACCGCGGTGCCGCTGACCGTCGTCCTCGGTGATCAGGCTCTGGAGGACGGCACCGAGATCTCGGCCCGTTCCCTTGCGGTGGCGCTCCAGAAGCGTCGTCCCGTGACCACGTCCCGGCCGAGTCCCGAGGTGTTCGCCGCCACCTACCGGGCGGCGGCCGGGGCCGGGGCCACCGGCATCGTCTCGCTGCACCTCTCGGCCGAGATCTCGGGTACGTACGATGCCGCTCTGCTCGCGGCGAAGGACGCGCCGGTTCCGGTTCGGGTGGTGGACACCGGGATGGTTGCCATGGCCCTCGGATTCTGCGCCCTGGCGTCGGCGGAGACGGCGGAGGCGGGCGGGAGCCTGGACGAGGCGGTCGCAGCCGCGGAGAAGCGGGCCGCGGGCACCTCCGCGTACTTCTACGTCGACACGCTGGACTATCTGCGTCGCGGCGGCCGCATCGGTGCCGCACAGGCGCTGCTGGGATCGGCGCTCGCCGTGAAGCCGCTGCTCCAGCTCGACGGCGGCCGTATCGAACTGCTGGAGAAGGTACGGACGGCCTCGAAGGCGATCGCGCGCCTGGAGGAGATCGTCGCGGAGCGGGCGGGCAGCGGCTGCGTGGACATCGCCGTGCACCACCTGGCGGCACCCGAGCGGGCGGAGCGGCTCGCCGAGCGGCTGCGTGAACGGGTGCCGGGCCTGGTCGATCTGCATGTGAGCGAGGTGGGTGCGGTGATCGGCGCGCACACCGGACCCGGTCTGCTCGGGGCAGTGGTCTCGCCGCGCTGA